The following is a genomic window from bacterium.
GATGGCCGCGCGCGTCAACCCCGGCGAGCACGCGCCCGCGCGGCTCTATACCTTCGAGGTGCCGTCCTCCACCGAGCGGGCCGCGCCCGATCCGCATCGCGCGTTCGCGCCGAACGTCTATGTCGACGTCGCCGCCACGTTCGGCGCGAAACTCGCGGCCATGGACGCCTATCGCACGGAGCGCCGCGACGCGCCGCATCCGCGCAGCGCCGGCGGCCTCGACGCGCTCGCACGAAAACGAGGCTTCGAGGCCGGCCTGAAATACGCCGAGGCGTTTTGCCTGGTGCGCGAGATCAAACGCTGATGGCGCGCGTCATCGTCATCGGCGGCATCGAGAGCACATACGCGAATGCGCAGGTGCTCGCTGACCTCGGAGAGGAAATCGTCATGTTCTACACGCGCGGCGAACGGTCGCCGGGCTGGGAGGGCGTGGCGATGGTGGACGATTCGCGTTTTCCATTCGCGGCCCGCGTACCGACAACGGTGGTCCAGGGCAACATCAACGATCACATCGGACAAATGCGCGAGCTGAAACCCGATTTCATCTTCTCGCTCGGCTGGCAGCAGATGTACAAGGCGCCGATGCTCGACGTGTGTCCCGTCGTCGGAATCCACGAGAGCCTTCTGCCGGAAGGCGCGGGCGCCGTGCCGATCGCGAACGCCATCCTCCACGACCGGCCCGCGACGGGCGTCAGCCTGTTCTGGCTCGACGGCGGCATGGACACCGGCCCCCTCCTCGCGCAGCTCGTGGGCCGACTCGATCCACGCGCGGCGACCGCGACGGAGCTTTATTACGAGGCGATGGAGCTTGAGGAAATCATCCTTCGCATGATGATGCCGGCCCTGCGCAAGGGAATTGCGCCTCGTATCCCGCAGGATTTTTCCCGGCGCACCGTGTATGAAAAGATTGACTGGGATGCCTGGCCCGCGGAAAAGGTCCGGCGCGCGCGCACGTACCCCTATGCGTGATGTCATCGTGTTTGTCGCACGCGAACCGGGGTTTCGCGTGCTTGCCGATCTCGCCGCCGATCCCGAAATCCGCATACCCATCGTCTATACGCACCGCCGCAAACCGACGTCCGAGGATCCGCGACGAGGCGAGCGCGAGGACTACGCGCGCTTTCGGGACTTCTGCGCCGGGCGCGGGATTCCGATGGCGGTCAAGGACACGTTTCGCGAAGCCGCCGAATTCCCCGAGCTCGACGGCATCGGACCGTTTGATTACATCGTTTCCTGCAACTGGAAGTTCAGGATTCCGCCGAAAATTCTTTCGCGCGCGCGGATCGGAACGATCAACCTGCATCGCGGCAAGCTGCCGGAATACCGCGGGCTGGAGCCCGTGAAGCGGGCGCTTTTGGACGCGCGCGAGCGCATCCATTTGTCCGCGCACGAAATGGAGGCGGAATACGACACGGGGCGGGTGCTTTGCGATCTTTCGATCGACGCGGCGCGCGCCCCGGGTGAATCCCTGGACGCGGCCGTTGACCGCCTGAAACGCGAGCTGCATCCGTTGTACGCAAAGGCGATGCGCGCCGCGATGGACGTGCTGGAAAAGGAGCAAGCCTGATGTCCGTTTTCATCATCGCCGAGGCGGGATCGAACTGGCGCATGGGCACGCCCGCGCGCGACCTGAACATGGCCAGGACGCTCATTGACGCGGCCGCTCGCGCCGGCGCGGACGCCGTGAAATTTCAGACCTACCGACCGGAAACGGTTTACGTATCGAATGCCGGCGATTCGGACTACCTCTCCGAAGCGGGCATCCGCGAATCGATCGTGGAGATTTTTCGCGATCTCTCGATGCCGTACGAGATGATCCCGGAGCTCGCGGCGCACGCCGCGCGGCAGGGAATCGAGTTCATGTCCACGCCGTTTTCGGTCGAGGATCTTGCGCGCATCGACCCCCACGTCAAACGCCACAAGATCGCCTCGTACGAAATCAGCCACCCGCGGCTGCTCCAGGCCGCGGGCCAAACCGGCAAGCCGCTCGTGCTTTCGACCGGCGCGTGCGTCGACGAGGACATCGCCTGGAGCGTCGAAACCTTTCGCGACGCCGGTGGAAGCGATCTGACGCTCATGCAATGCACGGCGAAATATCCCGCGCCGCATGCCGCCATGAATCTGCGCGCCATCCCCGGCCTGCGCGAACGATTCGGCGTGCGCGTCGGTCTTTCGGATCACAGCCGTCACCCGACGTGGGCGCCGGTGGCCGCCGTGGCGCTCGGCGCCGAGGTGATCGAAAAACATTTCACCTTGCACAACCGTCTCCCCGGCCCCGATCACGCCTTCGCGATCACGGACGCGGAGCTCGTCGAGATGGTCGCGGCGATTCGCGCCGCCGAGGCGATGCGGGGATCCGGCGAAAAGGTCGTCCTGCCCGAAGAGCAGGAGCTGCACGCGTTTGCACGGCGGTGCGTTCAGGCGACGCGCGACATCCAAAAAGGCGACATCCTGCGCGAGGGCGAAAACATCGACATTCTCCGCCCCGGCAAGCAACGGCCGGGCGCGCATCCGCGATGGCTCGCGCGTATCGAGGGACGGCGCGCGGCGCGCGACATCCTCGCGGGCGACGGTGTGCGCGAGCGCGACGCGGAACCGGGCGATGCCTGACGGCGCCCGCCCCCTTCGCTACCGTGCGCTGCTTGTCGATCTCGACGGCACGCTCGCCGATAGCCTCGGCGCGATGAAGGCCGCGTACCACGCGTTTCTGCGGGGTCATGGCGTCGCGGGTTCGGACGAGGAATTTTTCTCGCTGATCGGACCGACGCTGCCCGAAATCGTGGCGCTTCTCGCGAAGCACCACGGCATCGAAGGCGGCGCCGACGCCCTGCTTTTCGAGTACGAGCGCGCGATCGACGCCCAATACGAAGGTGCGCGGCCGAACCCGGGCGCGCGGGAGCTGCTCGCGTTCGCGAAGGCCAACGGCGTGCGCGTGGCGATCGTCACGAGCGCGCAGCGCGCCGTGGCCGAGGCGTTTTGCGCGCGGCACGATCTGGCGCGGTTCGTCGATGCGATCGCCGCCGCCCAGGACGCGCCGGATGGCAAACCGAGCCCGCGCGTGTACGAGGCCGCCTTGGCGATGCTGGCCGTCGCGCCGGGCGACGCGCTCGCGGTGGAGGACGCGGCCACCGGAATCGCGGCGGCGCGCGCCGCGGGCGTGCGCGTGCTCGCGCTCGACCCAAAAGGACGCGGCGAATTCGGCGGCTTCGCGCCGGATGGCCTCATCGCGCGACTCGATGATGCGATCGCGTATCTGCACGGCGACGCGTAAGTCCTATCCGTAAATTCGGTGGATTTCAGGGATTTTCTTGTCGAGCCGATCGTTCCTCCTCGACGCCCGCCGCGGAAATCGACAAAATGCCCGTATGTCCGCGAACCCTCTTCGCATGGAACCCCGCGAAACGATCGCCGGCTGCGAGATCTGGCCGGTGACCTCCGATCTTGTCGTGCGCGCGCGCGATGACGATTTCCATTTCGGCGAAGAGACGGCGCGCCGCATCGATGAACTCTGGGAGGCCGAACGTGCCCGCCGGCCGCACGCTTTCGACGCACCGCTTTTTACGGTCGAGGCTTTTCGGGACGGCGGGGTGACCGGGCGGTACATGCGCTATCGCGAATATCTTGCGTTGCGCGAGGAGCCGGAACTGGCGCCCGGCGGAGCGGTTCCGGCGAGCCTCGGCGTGTCCGGGCTGCTTGTCGCGGGCGGCCGCGTCGTCCTGGCACGCCGCGCGAAGCACGTCTGGCAATACCCGGGGATGCTCGAACTTGTGCCGTCGGGCGTCGTGGACGCGGCGCACCGCGCGGAAAACGGCACGATCGACTTCCGCGCGCAGATTCTCGACGAATTGTTCGAGGAGGTCGGTGTCGCGCGCGATCACATCACGGCCGTGCAGCCGTTCGCACTTGTTTTCGACAGCCGCATCGGCACGTTCGACATCGCGATCGAGCTGCGCACGGAACTCTCGGCCACCGACATCGAGCACTTCGCCCAAACGGCGCCGCATGACGAATACGAAGGGATTCGAATGGTGCCGATCGAAGGCTTGAACCGCTTTGTGGCCGAGAATCGCCGGCGCATCATTCCGCTGTCGCTCGCGATGTTGAAGGTTGCGGGTTACATCGACGAGACGCCGATGGGGAGTGAAGATTGAAAATTGAAAATCGAAGTTTGCGAGAAAGTGGGGCGGTCATTCGATCGTCCGCGGTATTTGGGCGATTTATCCGGGAGCGTGTTCCCGGCTGCGCGAGCCGGAAATACACCGATTTATGGTTCGACGTCCGAATCCCCGCCACGGCCGACGCCAATCTTCAGTCTTCAATTTTCAATCTTCAATCCCCTTGAGACGCCGCGCGCGAAGTGGAACAATGCCGTTGGGGATTTCCGCTTCTTCCTGCCAATTTTACCGGGGGTGCCGTCATGGCCGATCGCATGATCGAAGTCTTCAATCCGGCGACGGGCGAAAAGCTC
Proteins encoded in this region:
- a CDS encoding HAD family phosphatase produces the protein MPDGARPLRYRALLVDLDGTLADSLGAMKAAYHAFLRGHGVAGSDEEFFSLIGPTLPEIVALLAKHHGIEGGADALLFEYERAIDAQYEGARPNPGARELLAFAKANGVRVAIVTSAQRAVAEAFCARHDLARFVDAIAAAQDAPDGKPSPRVYEAALAMLAVAPGDALAVEDAATGIAAARAAGVRVLALDPKGRGEFGGFAPDGLIARLDDAIAYLHGDA
- a CDS encoding N-acetylneuraminate synthase family protein, with the translated sequence MSVFIIAEAGSNWRMGTPARDLNMARTLIDAAARAGADAVKFQTYRPETVYVSNAGDSDYLSEAGIRESIVEIFRDLSMPYEMIPELAAHAARQGIEFMSTPFSVEDLARIDPHVKRHKIASYEISHPRLLQAAGQTGKPLVLSTGACVDEDIAWSVETFRDAGGSDLTLMQCTAKYPAPHAAMNLRAIPGLRERFGVRVGLSDHSRHPTWAPVAAVALGAEVIEKHFTLHNRLPGPDHAFAITDAELVEMVAAIRAAEAMRGSGEKVVLPEEQELHAFARRCVQATRDIQKGDILREGENIDILRPGKQRPGAHPRWLARIEGRRAARDILAGDGVRERDAEPGDA